The following DNA comes from Acidobacteriota bacterium.
GTGGCCGTCAGCGAGGGACATGCGACGGGATACGTCGTGCCGGCGACCAACCCCTTCGCCGGCCGCAGCGACGTGCTCGGGGAGATCTGGGCGTTCGGTCTGCGGAATCCGTGGCGATGGAGCTTCGACGATCCGGCACGGGGCGGAACTGGTGCGCTGATCATCGGCGACGTGGGCCAGGGCGCCTGGGAGGAGATCGACTACGAGCCGGCTGGCGCCGGCGGACGCAACTACGGCTGGCGCAACCGCGAAGGTGCGCACGACAACGTGACCACGACGCCGCCGTTCTCGCCGGCGATCGTCGACCCGATCCATGAGTATGGCCGTGGCACGGGCCAAACGGTGATCGGCGGCTACGTCTATCGCGGCACGGCGCTGGCGTCGTTGCTCGGCGGCCGATATGTCTTCGCCGACATCGGGTCCGGACGGCTGTGGTCTCTGGGCCTGCAGATCCACGCGACGAACGAGGCCACCGTGACCGACGTCCAGGAGCACACGAACATGCCTGGCGCAGGTGTTCGGCCGTGGGTGAGCTTCGGAACCGACGCGCGCGGCGAGTTGTATGGCCTGACCTACGACGGTTCGCTGTTCCGATTCGATCCGTACCCGTCGTCGACCGGCCGACGAGGCGACTTCGACGGCGATGCCAAAGCCGATGTCTCGATCTACCGCCCGAACACCGGAACGTGGCACATCCTGTCGTCGGCGAGCGGCTATGCATCTGGCGCCACGTATGCCTGGGGCGTCGCAACCGATGTGCCGGTCACCGGCGACTACGACGGCGATGGGCTGGCCGATCTCGCGGTGTACCGGCCTGGGAACGGCTACTGGTACGTCCTGAAGTCCAGCACGGGCTTCAGCGGTTGGGCGTTTTACACGTGGGGCATGCCGGGAGACGTTCCCGTGCCCGCCGACTACGATGGCGACGGCCGCACCGACATCACCGTGTACCGGCCCTCGAATGGCTACTGGTACGTGCTGACGTCGCGCTCGGCCTTCACCAGCGCTGCGTTCTACAGTTGGGGCATGCCGGGCGATTTGCCCGCGCCCGGCGATTACGATGGCGACGAGCTCGTCGACATCACCGTGTACCGCCCCTCGACGGGCCACTGGTTCATCCTGCGGTCGAGCTCGGGCTATTCGGCGGCGAGCATCTACGCGTGGGGCCGGGCCGGCGATCTGCCGGTCGCGGGTGACTACGACGGCGACGGCCG
Coding sequences within:
- a CDS encoding PQQ-dependent sugar dehydrogenase codes for the protein MLSALATAAPPPAQMQATLVATGFTKPVAFVPHPTDAAVQIVVQQGGLARVLVNGVVQAQPFLDLRGLISSDGEKGLLGLAFAPDYATSGRVFVYFINPDGHSVVARYTRSAAQPLRLDPATRVDLVWPSGERFIRQPFANHKGGHLAFGPDGFLYIGLGDGGSGNDPLNHAQNPRSLLGKMLRIDVAVSEGHATGYVVPATNPFAGRSDVLGEIWAFGLRNPWRWSFDDPARGGTGALIIGDVGQGAWEEIDYEPAGAGGRNYGWRNREGAHDNVTTTPPFSPAIVDPIHEYGRGTGQTVIGGYVYRGTALASLLGGRYVFADIGSGRLWSLGLQIHATNEATVTDVQEHTNMPGAGVRPWVSFGTDARGELYGLTYDGSLFRFDPYPSSTGRRGDFDGDAKADVSIYRPNTGTWHILSSASGYASGATYAWGVATDVPVTGDYDGDGLADLAVYRPGNGYWYVLKSSTGFSGWAFYTWGMPGDVPVPADYDGDGRTDITVYRPSNGYWYVLTSRSAFTSAAFYSWGMPGDLPAPGDYDGDELVDITVYRPSTGHWFILRSSSGYSAASIYAWGRAGDLPVAGDYDGDGRADVAVYRPDGGYWFILTSASGFSTSRFFSWGAPNDRPVPADYDGDGIDDIAVYRSSNGGWYVLKSSAGFTASAAYLWGQPADVPILAGR